In a single window of the Elaeis guineensis isolate ETL-2024a chromosome 8, EG11, whole genome shotgun sequence genome:
- the LOC105050192 gene encoding inositol diphosphatase DSP4, with protein sequence MKLEMGKQTVTVPEEAETEEVMVTAAEPRAPSYSSSCKVDGEAAAAAAAEVAMAREGGEELVVPPLNFAMVDHGVFRSGFPDTANFSFLETLELRSILCLCPEPYPEANTEFLRSHGIMLFQFGIDGRKEPFVNIPEDTIREALKVVLDIRNHPLLIHCKRGKHRTGCVVGCLRKLQRWCLSSIFDEYQRFAAAKTRVSDQRFMELFDISSLKHLSPSFSCSKSS encoded by the exons ATGAAACTGGAGATGGGAAAGCAAACGGTAACCGTCCCCGAGGAGGCCGAGACGGAGGAGGTGATGGTGACGGCAGCGGAGCCCCGGGCGCCCTCCTACTCGTCGTCCTGCAAAGTCGACGGCGAGGCAGCGGCGGCCGCCGCGGCCGAAGTGGCGATGGCGAGGGAAGGAGGGGAGGAGCTGGTCGTTCCGCCGCTGAATTTCGCGATGGTGGACCACGGGGTCTTCCGCTCGGGGTTTCCCGACACCGCCAATTTCAGCTTCTTGGAGACCCTCGAACTCCGCTCCATtct ATGTCTTTGCCCGGAGCCCTACCCGGAGGCCAACACGGAGTTTCTCCGGTCGCATGGGATCATGCTCTTCCAGTTTGGAATCGACGGGCGTAAG GAACCTTTTGTCAACATTCCAGAAGATACAATTCGTGAGGCTCTCAAAGTTGTCCTTG ATATCCGAAATCACCCATTGCTTATTCATTGCAAACGAGGAAAG CATCGAACTGGTTGTGTGGTAGGATGCTTGAGAAAACTGCAGCGATGGTGCCTCTCTTCAATATTTGATGAGTACCAGCGGTTCGCTGCTGCCAAAACCAGGGTTTCTGATCAGAGATTTATGGAGTTATTTGACATCTCAAGCTTAAAACATCTGTCACCTTCATTTTCATGTTCGAAGAGCTCATAG